A genomic segment from Roseofilum casamattae BLCC-M143 encodes:
- a CDS encoding sensor histidine kinase, with translation MMKFWKKSILVQIVGSFSLLSLVIVSLVGYMAFHQARASLKASAFDNLLAIASLKEEELNYWLTDRRRTLIALSQLPEVRKWSKIATANDPSSSEHQSAIKDLQKALSIFIGDRADYQEIFLLSNTGRVLVSTKPNNIGRYGDVLNSSEVIVGQENTFIANFYRSSDTGLPAVTFTISLFDETNRRWGLLAVHLNLDRIDRIIRNNPGLGKTGETYLVADLRSSRGNHYSFVSPQRFGSDEFPHGINSFGIEQAMAGNDDRDSYLNYRQISVIGVYRWLESQNVALLVEIEQDEALAPANQLAYFIALVGLGLAALMTVGIWIVGRQIVKPILSMADGARELSRNVKLAQFSSLQSIPILTENEVGLLGATFNELVQQLQESYEHLQEYSYTLETKVSDRTQELKDKNKYLNLAMKQLQQTQMQLIQNEKMASLGQMVAGIAHEINNPVSFIHSNLHPLDEYINDLLQLISLYEDHYLNNVPAIDIAKEDVDLDFIQADLPKIINSMKIGTTRIQEITIGLRNFSRLDESERKSANLHEGLESTLLIFANRLQAQDNRPEIKAFKNYGDLPKIECYPGQMNQVFLNLIGNAIDALEPGAIAGENPTPTIRISTEYQKNKIIITIADNGPGISAETQAKIFDPFFTTKAIGKGTGLGLSISHSIIVDRHKGELQCFSTPGKGTEFIVSIPI, from the coding sequence ATGATGAAATTTTGGAAAAAAAGTATACTGGTGCAGATTGTTGGTTCTTTCTCGCTCCTATCCTTAGTCATTGTATCCTTAGTAGGATATATGGCCTTTCATCAAGCTAGAGCATCTCTGAAAGCATCAGCCTTCGACAACCTACTGGCGATCGCCTCCTTAAAAGAGGAAGAGTTAAACTACTGGTTAACCGATCGCCGCCGCACTTTAATCGCTCTGAGTCAGCTCCCCGAAGTACGGAAATGGTCAAAAATTGCCACGGCCAACGATCCGTCCAGCTCGGAGCATCAATCTGCCATCAAGGATCTCCAAAAAGCCTTGAGCATTTTTATCGGCGATCGTGCCGATTATCAAGAAATCTTTTTACTCTCCAATACCGGTCGCGTTTTGGTTTCCACTAAACCAAATAATATCGGACGTTACGGAGACGTTCTCAATAGCAGTGAAGTTATTGTCGGTCAGGAAAATACCTTTATTGCTAACTTTTATCGTTCCTCAGATACAGGACTGCCAGCAGTCACCTTTACCATTTCTCTATTTGATGAAACCAATCGGCGATGGGGATTACTTGCCGTTCACCTCAATCTGGATCGCATCGATCGGATTATTCGCAATAATCCAGGCTTGGGAAAAACAGGAGAAACCTATTTAGTTGCCGATCTCAGAAGTTCTCGCGGTAACCACTACTCTTTCGTCTCTCCGCAACGATTTGGCTCGGATGAATTTCCCCACGGAATTAACAGTTTCGGCATCGAACAAGCCATGGCTGGAAATGACGATCGCGATTCCTATCTTAATTATCGCCAAATTTCAGTCATCGGAGTTTATCGTTGGCTAGAATCCCAGAATGTGGCATTACTCGTCGAAATCGAGCAGGATGAAGCCTTAGCACCGGCCAATCAATTAGCTTATTTTATTGCCTTAGTTGGTTTGGGCTTAGCTGCCTTGATGACTGTGGGAATTTGGATCGTCGGTCGCCAGATTGTCAAACCTATTTTATCGATGGCGGACGGAGCGCGCGAACTGAGCCGAAATGTAAAACTAGCTCAGTTCTCCAGTTTGCAAAGCATTCCAATCTTAACCGAAAATGAAGTTGGCTTGCTGGGAGCAACTTTTAACGAACTCGTGCAACAATTGCAAGAATCTTACGAGCATTTACAAGAATATAGCTATACTCTCGAGACAAAAGTTAGCGATCGCACTCAAGAACTTAAAGACAAAAACAAATATCTAAACTTAGCCATGAAGCAACTACAGCAAACTCAAATGCAATTGATCCAGAATGAAAAAATGGCTAGCTTAGGGCAAATGGTCGCTGGAATTGCCCATGAAATCAATAATCCAGTCAGTTTTATTCATAGTAATTTGCATCCCTTAGATGAATATATCAACGATTTACTGCAATTAATTTCACTCTATGAAGATCATTATCTCAACAATGTTCCTGCCATTGATATAGCAAAAGAAGATGTGGATCTAGATTTTATACAAGCCGATTTACCAAAAATTATTAATTCCATGAAGATCGGGACTACTCGCATTCAAGAAATTACGATAGGATTGCGCAATTTTTCGCGACTGGATGAATCGGAACGAAAATCAGCCAATCTGCATGAAGGTTTAGAAAGTACCTTGCTAATTTTTGCAAATCGCTTGCAAGCCCAGGATAATCGACCGGAAATTAAGGCATTCAAAAACTACGGCGATCTGCCGAAAATTGAATGTTATCCGGGACAAATGAATCAAGTTTTTCTCAATCTGATCGGTAATGCAATCGATGCCTTAGAACCGGGAGCGATCGCCGGCGAAAATCCCACCCCAACGATCCGGATTAGTACGGAATATCAGAAGAATAAAATTATCATTACGATCGCCGA
- the hisG gene encoding ATP phosphoribosyltransferase encodes MLTVALPKGALLRETIELLQQVGLDFSAFLDSSNRQLQICDRSGTMQGLLVRAQDVPVYVEYGQAQLGIVGYDVLREKQPTVAQLVDLGFGYCRMSVAVKQGTYQRAADLPAHCRVASKSVRCAREYFHSLDLPVEIIPLYGSVELGPITDMSEAIVDLVSTGRTLRENGLVEIEKLFDSTAYLIAHPLSYRLNVDEIHDWMTRLRNLTAPKASELTNQSELG; translated from the coding sequence ATGCTAACCGTTGCTCTACCCAAAGGTGCCTTGCTCCGAGAAACGATCGAACTGCTCCAACAAGTCGGTCTAGATTTTAGCGCCTTTCTCGACTCTAGCAATCGTCAACTCCAAATTTGCGATCGCAGTGGAACCATGCAAGGTCTCCTAGTTCGCGCCCAAGACGTCCCCGTATACGTCGAATACGGTCAAGCTCAATTGGGTATTGTTGGCTATGACGTTCTGCGCGAAAAGCAGCCAACCGTTGCCCAACTGGTCGATCTCGGCTTTGGCTACTGTCGCATGTCCGTCGCCGTGAAACAAGGCACCTATCAGCGCGCTGCAGACTTACCCGCTCACTGTCGGGTCGCCTCCAAATCAGTTCGCTGCGCCAGAGAATATTTTCATAGCTTAGATTTACCGGTGGAGATTATCCCCTTATACGGCTCCGTCGAACTCGGTCCAATTACAGACATGTCCGAGGCCATCGTCGATTTAGTTTCCACCGGACGCACCTTGCGCGAAAACGGTCTGGTAGAAATCGAAAAACTATTCGACAGCACGGCCTATCTCATTGCTCATCCCCTCAGCTATCGGCTGAATGTGGACGAAATTCACGATTGGATGACTCGGTTACGGAATCTGACAGCTCCCAAAGCATCGGAGTTAACGAACCAATCGGAACTCGGATGA